In Geobacter anodireducens, a genomic segment contains:
- a CDS encoding hydrolase: MEHPLIRIVMLAVLAYAGYALLCFLAQRSLIYPGRSLSVADQPPDSPAIHPLWLTTPYGRVEAWFLPATGGVAGSRRPVVLFFHGNGEVIDVLPDQVGGFRRMGMHVMLVEYPGYGRSGGSPSEEGITAAAVAAYDELVRRADTDSGRMIAFGRSLGCGAACALSLRRPLAALILQSPFTSIRPFARQMLLPGFLARDVFDNRKALESYGGAVLILHGAEDDIIPVGHGRELARTARRGRLVELSCGHNDCPPDWADFWRIIEGFLELEGMLGGK, from the coding sequence ATGGAGCATCCCCTCATCCGGATCGTCATGCTGGCCGTACTCGCCTACGCGGGGTACGCGCTGCTCTGTTTCCTGGCCCAGCGCTCCCTCATCTATCCCGGCCGCTCCCTTTCCGTGGCCGACCAGCCACCCGATTCGCCCGCTATCCATCCCCTCTGGCTCACAACCCCTTACGGTCGCGTCGAAGCCTGGTTTTTGCCGGCCACGGGCGGTGTTGCCGGCAGCAGGCGTCCGGTGGTCCTCTTTTTTCACGGCAACGGCGAGGTGATTGACGTTCTGCCGGACCAGGTCGGGGGGTTCCGCAGGATGGGGATGCACGTCATGCTCGTGGAGTATCCGGGATACGGCCGTTCCGGCGGGTCGCCGTCAGAGGAGGGAATCACGGCTGCGGCCGTGGCCGCCTATGATGAACTGGTGCGGAGGGCCGACACGGATTCCGGCCGCATGATCGCCTTCGGCAGGTCGCTCGGATGCGGGGCCGCCTGTGCCCTGAGCCTCAGGCGCCCGCTGGCGGCCCTTATCCTCCAGTCACCATTCACCTCCATCCGTCCCTTTGCACGGCAGATGCTCCTTCCCGGATTTCTGGCGCGTGATGTCTTCGACAACCGTAAGGCCCTGGAGTCCTACGGTGGAGCAGTCCTCATCCTGCACGGCGCGGAAGACGACATCATCCCTGTCGGCCACGGGCGCGAACTGGCCCGTACCGCCCGGCGCGGGCGCTTGGTGGAGCTTAGCTGCGGCCATAATGACTGTCCTCCCGACTGGGCGGATTTCTGGCGGATTATTGAGGGGTTTCTGGAGCTGGAAGGGATGCTGGGGGGAAAATGA
- a CDS encoding SlyX protein: protein MENRITDIEIHLSHLEHTIQELNEVVYRQQQTIDRLEDELKSLRTQFLAVAPSPVRPPGEETPPPHY, encoded by the coding sequence ATGGAAAACCGTATCACCGACATCGAGATCCATCTTTCCCATCTGGAGCACACCATCCAGGAACTGAACGAGGTGGTCTACCGCCAGCAGCAGACCATTGACCGGTTGGAAGATGAGCTGAAGTCCCTGCGGACGCAGTTTCTGGCAGTGGCGCCGTCGCCGGTCCGCCCCCCTGGCGAGGAAACGCCGCCTCCCCATTACTGA